The proteins below come from a single Streptococcus canis genomic window:
- a CDS encoding SagF family protein — translation MMVVVLVAVLSLITLWLTSHRRRRLVRWHFKWIRILSYQNWLDVLLGVVQFALLLVVLFLDLAGLRLGDVLTFLGQVTWQWGIMSYLLLYLLSLVEMTLLTLVLIFDVGLQKDSRLLFQKLTWLAFKQEKPITSLLLLSFVVLADSVFYLGLLLLLGKGSLMSLSVLVLGYALVKACRYSGWLNCLLAFCLFTVIGIWAVTATLLYGWLIGLLLLTLTYLMISFKEQR, via the coding sequence ATGATGGTAGTAGTTTTAGTAGCCGTTTTAAGTTTAATAACGCTTTGGTTGACCAGTCATCGGAGACGTCGTTTGGTCAGATGGCATTTTAAATGGATAAGAATCTTGTCCTATCAGAACTGGCTAGATGTCCTACTGGGTGTGGTGCAATTTGCTCTTCTTCTCGTTGTCTTGTTTTTAGACCTTGCGGGTCTTAGGTTAGGAGACGTCTTGACCTTTTTGGGACAAGTCACTTGGCAATGGGGAATTATGAGCTATTTGCTATTATACTTACTGTCCTTGGTAGAAATGACACTTTTGACTTTGGTCCTTATCTTTGATGTTGGACTCCAAAAAGATAGTCGCTTGCTGTTTCAAAAGCTGACGTGGTTAGCTTTTAAACAAGAGAAGCCAATAACTAGTTTGCTCTTACTCAGTTTTGTTGTATTGGCTGATAGTGTCTTTTATTTAGGTTTATTACTTTTGTTAGGAAAAGGCTCATTAATGAGTTTGTCCGTGCTAGTTTTAGGTTATGCTTTGGTGAAGGCCTGTCGTTATTCAGGTTGGTTAAATTGTCTTTTAGCCTTTTGTCTCTTTACGGTGATTGGGATTTGGGCGGTAACAGCCACTCTATTATATGGTTGGTTGATTGGTTTGTTATTATTGACCCTGACTTATCTGATGATTAGTTTTAAAGAGCAACGGTAA